CACCGTCCCCCAGCCCGGTGGCGCGTGCACCACGGCGCTCACCGCGATCGCGGACAGCCTGCGGTCGGCGAAGCAACTGGTGGACACCCAGCTGACGAACCACTGAGTTACGGTTACGGCCGTGAGCGAGCAGACCCCGAACCCCGAGACCACCGGTGCGCACGGCGTCGGCCTGGCCACCGTCACCACCGACGGGACCGTGCTGGACACCTGGTTCCCCCAGCCCAAGCTGAGCGAGCCCGGCACCAGCGGGACCGAGCGGCTGACCCGCGACCAGGCCGCCGAGCTCCTCGGGGCGGAGGCCGCCGCGCTGCTCGGGCCGGACGACGCCCGCGGCGTCGAGGTGGTCGCGGTCCGCACCACCATCGGCACCCTGGCGCAGGCCCCGGCCGACGCGCACGACGTGTACCTGCGCCTGCACCTGCTGTCGCACCGCCTGGTGCAGCCGCACGGGCAGAACCTCGACGGCATCTTCGGCCTGCTGGCCAACGTCGTGTGGACCAACCACGGCCCGTGCCAGGTCGAGGGCTTCGAGCGGACCCGCCTGCGGCTGCGCGCACGCGGCCCGGTCACCGTCTACAGCGTCGACAAGTTCCCGCGGATGGTCGACTACGTGGTGCCGGCTGGTGTCCGGATCGGGGACGCCGACCGCGTGCGGCTCGGCGCGCACCTGGCCGGTGGCACCACGGTCATGCACGAAGGTTTCGTGAACTTCAACGCCGGCACGCTCGGCGCCTCGATGGTCGAGGGCCG
The sequence above is a segment of the Amycolatopsis viridis genome. Coding sequences within it:
- the dapD gene encoding 2,3,4,5-tetrahydropyridine-2,6-dicarboxylate N-succinyltransferase, which gives rise to MSEQTPNPETTGAHGVGLATVTTDGTVLDTWFPQPKLSEPGTSGTERLTRDQAAELLGAEAAALLGPDDARGVEVVAVRTTIGTLAQAPADAHDVYLRLHLLSHRLVQPHGQNLDGIFGLLANVVWTNHGPCQVEGFERTRLRLRARGPVTVYSVDKFPRMVDYVVPAGVRIGDADRVRLGAHLAGGTTVMHEGFVNFNAGTLGASMVEGRISAGVVVGDGTDVGGGASIMGTLSGGGKEIISLGERCLIGANGGVGISLGDDSVVEAGLYVTAGTKVVVDGKTVKARELSGISGALFRRNSGTGAVEAVPRTGAGIELNEMLHAN